Proteins found in one Magnolia sinica isolate HGM2019 chromosome 5, MsV1, whole genome shotgun sequence genomic segment:
- the LOC131245105 gene encoding uncharacterized protein LOC131245105: MTNPMMDEFDGNRGSVGAHLASLPKLTTSDAMPLRGSNSPSWGDGIGLNDGDQGHLKTVNENYGNPQQVSSCKINFTASSFDFHTERGAKNASSRGEGMVDSWICSSN, translated from the exons ATGACGAATCCGATGATGGATGAATTTGATGGAAACCGTGGGTCCGTCGGTGCACATCTTGCTTCACTTCCGAAGCTAACAACCTCAGATGCAATGCCATTAAGAGGCAGCAATTCTCCAAGTTGGGGTGATGGAATTGGATTGAATGATGGTGATCAAGGTCATTTGAAGACTGTCAATGAGAATTATGGGAATCCACAGCAG GTTAGTAGCTGCAAGATAAACTTCACGGCATCGTCGTTTGATTTCCATACAGAGAGAGGGGCAAAGAATGCATCTTCAAGAGGTGAAGGTATGGTGGATTCATGGATCTGTTCTTCTAATTAG